Proteins from a genomic interval of Spirochaetales bacterium:
- a CDS encoding Uma2 family endonuclease codes for MCDSGKLDEKGCLGAPDIVIEILSPATAVKDKIEKFSLY; via the coding sequence ATATGTGATTCGGGAAAGCTGGATGAGAAAGGGTGTCTCGGTGCGCCGGATATCGTGATTGAAATATTATCTCCCGCCACCGCCGTAAAAGATAAAATAGAAAAATTCTCACTTTATTAA
- a CDS encoding Uma2 family endonuclease: MDWPDNERWELIDSEAYNMSHAPSRRHRDILREIGMQIAQFLKNKSCTIYFAPFDVRLPEEGESEKEI; this comes from the coding sequence GTGGACTGGCCCGACAATGAACGGTGGGAACTCATCGATAGCGAGGCTTATAATATGTCCCACGCACCATCCAGAAGGCACCGGGATATTCTGAGGGAAATAGGAATGCAAATCGCGCAATTCCTCAAGAACAAATCATGCACAATTTACTTCGCCCCTTTTGACGTCCGTCTGCCTGAAGAAGGCGAATCGGAAAAGGAAATATAA